The Candidatus Nitrosymbiomonas proteolyticus genome has a segment encoding these proteins:
- a CDS encoding multidrug efflux pump subunit AcrA, whose translation MKTVIRFVRHHWLTLGLLLGSLYLVMWIVETQRTPGAMTIIEAQAMDMTAMKAPPGVHPVAAEHPVTMSVSAESSFPAEVLAFSDESVAVRIPGRIKRTLVYPGDRVVPGQLLAEIEADEFAAMSGESTWMARAGSSMALAMQREVESMRASLARSRAGLSASGAAVERARAGARSAQTRHSQARRELEAAEQAILDARASLKYSEAEVGRARRLHEAGAISLDERQMAEREFESSVAKTRAAQAEREARFEAARSMEAEVEAAQAAVKEASETQHIAKAEVDEAAARLKKTEQEARAKEAEREALKSTAASASTLSQYRYLRALSHGVVSERAASPGAVVMPGEPVFQIRAIDTVRVQSELPQTLASQVSAGTRVLITTGSTTREATVTSVFPVVSADSRTFRVEALVPNKDHSLLPGMYATLSLLGGPEDALSVRNSAIQYDAEGNAFVWVMGEAESSGEATDWTCTMHPEVSEPGPGICPKCKMDLVPRKGTGDHVAEARKVRLGAQGKTHTAIASGLAETDQVIWAGIPGLFPGAPVRAMEWGENGPKELPAAAGVPEGHDHSASEASKVSVDDVPEGVYYCPMHPEVQSADPGPCPKCKMDLVQKGGE comes from the coding sequence ATGAAAACCGTAATCCGATTTGTTCGCCACCACTGGCTCACCCTTGGGCTGCTCTTGGGCAGTCTCTACCTCGTCATGTGGATCGTCGAAACCCAGCGTACGCCGGGCGCGATGACGATCATCGAAGCGCAAGCGATGGACATGACCGCTATGAAGGCGCCTCCAGGGGTTCACCCGGTCGCGGCCGAGCATCCGGTCACGATGTCCGTAAGCGCCGAATCCTCCTTCCCCGCCGAGGTCCTCGCCTTCAGCGACGAGTCGGTGGCGGTTCGGATTCCGGGCAGGATCAAACGAACGCTCGTGTATCCCGGCGACCGCGTCGTTCCGGGACAACTCCTTGCCGAGATCGAGGCCGATGAGTTCGCAGCGATGAGCGGGGAATCGACATGGATGGCCCGAGCCGGGTCCTCCATGGCCCTCGCGATGCAGCGCGAAGTCGAGAGCATGAGAGCTTCGCTTGCGCGCTCCCGCGCCGGTCTCTCTGCCTCGGGAGCGGCCGTCGAACGGGCAAGGGCGGGTGCCAGGTCGGCTCAGACCCGTCATTCCCAAGCCAGGCGCGAACTTGAAGCCGCCGAGCAAGCGATTCTTGACGCGCGCGCCTCGCTCAAATACTCAGAGGCCGAAGTAGGCCGCGCGAGAAGGCTGCACGAGGCAGGAGCGATCTCCTTGGACGAGCGCCAGATGGCCGAGCGCGAGTTTGAATCGAGCGTGGCCAAGACGCGAGCCGCCCAAGCCGAACGTGAGGCGAGGTTCGAGGCCGCCCGAAGCATGGAGGCCGAGGTCGAAGCTGCCCAGGCCGCCGTCAAAGAAGCGAGCGAGACCCAACATATCGCGAAGGCTGAGGTCGACGAAGCCGCCGCTAGGCTGAAGAAGACCGAACAAGAGGCCAGAGCCAAGGAAGCCGAAAGGGAGGCGCTCAAAAGTACGGCAGCGTCGGCATCGACCCTTTCCCAGTATCGCTATCTCCGCGCCCTGTCGCATGGAGTCGTTTCGGAACGTGCCGCGAGCCCTGGGGCGGTCGTGATGCCCGGCGAGCCGGTGTTTCAGATTCGAGCCATCGACACCGTGCGGGTTCAATCGGAGCTTCCTCAAACCCTCGCGAGCCAGGTCAGCGCCGGAACGCGAGTTCTCATCACCACGGGCTCCACGACGCGGGAGGCTACCGTCACCAGCGTCTTTCCCGTCGTGTCCGCAGACTCCCGCACGTTCCGCGTCGAAGCGCTCGTCCCCAACAAGGATCATTCGCTGCTTCCCGGCATGTACGCAACGCTCAGCCTTCTCGGCGGGCCGGAAGACGCGCTTTCAGTCCGCAACTCAGCGATTCAATACGACGCCGAAGGCAACGCGTTCGTTTGGGTCATGGGCGAGGCCGAGAGTTCAGGCGAGGCTACCGATTGGACCTGTACGATGCACCCTGAAGTCAGCGAGCCCGGGCCAGGGATTTGCCCGAAGTGCAAGATGGACCTCGTGCCGCGCAAAGGGACCGGAGACCATGTCGCCGAGGCTCGAAAGGTGCGGTTAGGGGCGCAAGGCAAGACGCATACGGCGATCGCCTCAGGCCTCGCCGAGACCGATCAAGTCATCTGGGCGGGGATTCCGGGCTTGTTCCCCGGCGCGCCCGTAAGAGCGATGGAGTGGGGGGAAAACGGCCCCAAGGAACTCCCCGCCGCTGCAGGGGTGCCCGAAGGCCACGACCATTCGGCAAGTGAGGCTTCCAAGGTGTCGGTCGACGACGTGCCTGAGGGCGTTTACTACTGCCCGATGCACCCCGAGGTTCAAAGCGCGGACCCCGGACCCTGCCCGAAATGCAAGATGGACCTCGTTCAAAAGGGTGGGGAGTGA
- a CDS encoding AcrB/AcrD/AcrF family protein, whose amino-acid sequence MSLEPQPEETRESLGYKVVRWSVEHPYSVLAFFLSMLLLGSLAIFSYMPRRFMPYVESPLLGIVTEMPGLSAEEMETYFSSPIEQRMVNIANVRYIRSISQDGFSMVVLEFPYGADMQRAQTEVQSLLNVVQGDLPMTDANLKPSWIVKVDPLNLPVLSLSLTGDESKGWTLARLRELADNELINRFKSAHRNVYTVSTFGGYRRQLQVRVDRDKLKQFGLSILDVTEAIDRQNVAAPAGVLTSSDEEPILRVDSLADGAESVKKYPLKASGNRVVRVGDVATVLDTYIEPRSGYRHIRGDKMETAILVNVLQNPDASSPTTIEAVLKTSKQLEEEFPGIKLETAYNNASFVDVLFGNMEHELILAIILTGLAVLFFLGEIRGTLIALTAIPVSLGMALLAMAPLGMSLNSSTLIGLLIAIGRLVDDAIIDIHAVERHLRMGKDRKTATIDGISEVRRSVLAATVVLIVALIPLMLSGGITQLMFEGLCWPIIFGLVASYIVSMTLTATLCSRFMTLPETRPKTWFSKLFLAPFENRLVRLESAYERLIRWMLRHRFANFVRIGITVVLGFTLYYFIGSEMMPLADVGQASVQLEMKPGTSYAKTERAAEQLGQILIEEGGKQGWIKNVSLEIGMEGGPGMTTGGAYFTGYQMNQLNSASGMITLSDKDSGRPDVWKIVDKVYDRAMKEIDGIRRVQIKEMGSDVMATSLAPVALVIVGKDFDLLDRMGKEVLRIAQEESLNPKSGKPDIAQPFLNWELSRPTYTVVVDKDKAALHGLAPASLAQQAYYALRGGFTKEYFRLGTHRPTTVQVRFDEEQRDSVADLEGMFVTGMDGSQIPLLELVHLEQRTAPSLIEHDQLRRVISFGGYYRKDGRPSMDATMDVQMRAMSALNWPPGYSIEARGDMTQMMDSFRVMIYGLVLALILMYFVLVAQFGGFLQPLQMVFSLPLELSGVLFMLWLMHQAFSTVSLLGVIVLSGMDIVTAILLIDLILQYRNSGVPRNEAVAKACPQRLRPILMTAIITIFVMAQIGFAPKSGLDAYQPLGTVVVGGLIVGTVLSLLDIPIMHTVVDDIIRWVQVRILKRDPSTLPPVEASE is encoded by the coding sequence ATGAGCCTCGAACCTCAACCCGAAGAAACGCGGGAGAGTCTGGGGTACAAGGTCGTTAGGTGGTCGGTCGAGCACCCGTACTCAGTGCTCGCGTTCTTCCTCTCGATGCTGTTGCTGGGCTCCTTGGCGATCTTCTCCTATATGCCTCGCCGGTTCATGCCCTATGTCGAGAGCCCACTTTTGGGCATCGTCACGGAAATGCCGGGGCTCTCGGCCGAGGAGATGGAAACCTACTTCTCCTCGCCGATCGAGCAGCGCATGGTGAACATCGCGAACGTCCGTTACATCCGCTCGATCAGCCAAGACGGGTTCAGCATGGTCGTGCTTGAGTTTCCCTATGGGGCGGACATGCAGCGAGCGCAGACCGAGGTGCAAAGCCTCCTCAACGTGGTGCAGGGCGACCTGCCCATGACCGACGCCAACCTCAAGCCAAGTTGGATCGTCAAAGTCGATCCCCTCAATCTGCCCGTGCTTTCGCTGTCGTTGACGGGCGACGAATCCAAAGGTTGGACGCTGGCTCGGCTGCGCGAGCTCGCGGACAACGAGTTGATCAATCGGTTCAAGTCCGCCCACCGCAACGTCTACACCGTCTCGACCTTCGGCGGATACCGACGCCAGTTGCAGGTTCGCGTCGACCGGGACAAGCTCAAGCAGTTTGGGCTGTCGATCCTCGACGTGACTGAGGCGATCGACCGGCAGAACGTTGCAGCGCCAGCGGGCGTGCTGACCTCCAGCGACGAGGAGCCCATCCTCCGCGTGGACTCCTTGGCCGATGGGGCCGAATCCGTCAAGAAGTACCCTCTCAAAGCCTCAGGCAACCGCGTCGTTCGTGTGGGCGACGTAGCGACCGTGCTCGATACCTACATCGAACCGCGATCGGGCTACCGGCACATCCGCGGCGACAAGATGGAGACCGCGATCCTCGTCAACGTGCTGCAAAACCCCGACGCGAGTTCACCGACGACGATCGAAGCCGTGCTGAAGACCAGCAAGCAGTTGGAAGAGGAGTTCCCCGGCATCAAGTTGGAGACTGCCTACAACAACGCCAGCTTCGTGGACGTGCTGTTCGGGAACATGGAGCACGAGTTGATCCTCGCGATCATCCTCACGGGGCTTGCCGTCCTTTTCTTCCTCGGAGAGATTCGGGGAACGCTGATCGCGCTCACAGCGATCCCGGTGTCGCTGGGAATGGCCCTGCTCGCGATGGCGCCGCTTGGGATGAGCCTTAACTCAAGCACACTCATCGGCCTCTTGATCGCGATTGGAAGGCTCGTCGACGACGCGATCATCGACATTCACGCGGTCGAAAGACACCTCAGGATGGGCAAGGACCGCAAAACGGCAACGATCGACGGCATTTCCGAAGTCCGCAGATCCGTTCTTGCCGCAACGGTCGTGCTGATCGTCGCCCTGATCCCTCTCATGCTCAGCGGCGGCATCACCCAACTGATGTTCGAGGGCCTTTGCTGGCCGATCATCTTTGGCCTCGTCGCAAGCTACATCGTGTCGATGACCCTCACAGCGACCTTGTGTTCGCGATTCATGACCTTGCCCGAAACGAGGCCGAAAACGTGGTTCAGCAAACTGTTCCTCGCGCCGTTCGAAAATCGCCTCGTGCGACTCGAATCCGCCTACGAACGGCTGATCCGGTGGATGCTCCGGCACCGGTTCGCCAACTTCGTGCGGATCGGAATCACCGTCGTTCTCGGCTTTACCCTGTACTACTTCATCGGTTCTGAAATGATGCCGCTCGCCGACGTGGGTCAGGCAAGCGTTCAACTCGAAATGAAGCCGGGGACCTCCTACGCCAAGACCGAGCGAGCCGCCGAGCAACTCGGCCAAATCCTCATCGAAGAGGGCGGCAAGCAGGGCTGGATCAAGAACGTCAGCCTGGAGATCGGCATGGAGGGCGGTCCCGGCATGACCACCGGAGGGGCCTACTTCACCGGCTACCAAATGAACCAGTTGAACTCCGCTTCCGGGATGATCACCCTCAGCGACAAGGATTCGGGTAGGCCGGATGTTTGGAAGATCGTCGACAAGGTCTACGACCGAGCGATGAAGGAGATCGACGGAATCCGGCGGGTTCAAATCAAGGAGATGGGAAGCGACGTAATGGCGACTTCGCTCGCACCGGTCGCGCTCGTGATCGTGGGCAAGGACTTCGATCTCTTGGATCGAATGGGCAAGGAGGTGTTGCGGATCGCCCAGGAAGAGTCGTTGAACCCGAAATCGGGCAAGCCCGACATCGCCCAGCCGTTCCTCAACTGGGAGCTCTCGCGGCCCACGTACACGGTCGTCGTCGATAAGGACAAGGCCGCGCTGCACGGACTCGCACCGGCTTCGCTCGCCCAACAGGCGTATTACGCCCTGCGAGGTGGATTTACGAAGGAGTATTTCCGCCTGGGCACCCACCGTCCTACGACGGTCCAGGTTCGATTCGACGAAGAGCAGCGCGACTCGGTCGCCGACCTCGAAGGGATGTTCGTGACCGGAATGGACGGCTCGCAGATCCCCCTTCTCGAACTCGTTCACCTGGAACAACGCACCGCTCCCAGCTTGATCGAGCACGACCAGCTTAGGCGCGTGATCTCGTTCGGCGGCTACTATCGCAAAGACGGCCGCCCCAGCATGGACGCGACGATGGACGTGCAAATGCGCGCGATGTCGGCGCTCAACTGGCCCCCTGGGTACAGCATTGAAGCCCGCGGCGACATGACGCAGATGATGGACAGCTTCCGGGTCATGATCTACGGGCTCGTGTTGGCTCTGATCCTGATGTACTTCGTGCTCGTGGCGCAGTTCGGTGGCTTTCTCCAGCCACTCCAGATGGTCTTCAGCCTTCCGCTGGAGCTCAGCGGCGTGCTCTTCATGCTGTGGCTCATGCACCAGGCGTTCTCGACGGTGTCGCTGTTGGGCGTCATCGTTCTCAGCGGGATGGACATCGTAACGGCGATCCTGCTCATCGACCTCATCCTGCAATACCGCAACTCTGGAGTGCCGAGAAACGAAGCGGTCGCGAAGGCGTGCCCTCAGCGACTCAGGCCCATTCTCATGACTGCGATCATCACGATCTTCGTCATGGCCCAAATCGGGTTCGCGCCCAAATCGGGCCTCGACGCCTATCAGCCGCTTGGCACGGTCGTGGTGGGCGGACTGATCGTGGGAACCGTTCTCTCGCTGCTCGACATCCCGATCATGCACACGGTCGTGGACGACATCATCCGCTGGGTTCAGGTGAGAATCCTCAAACGTGACCCCTCGACCCTTCCCCCTGTGGAGGCTTCCGAATGA